The following is a genomic window from Indicator indicator isolate 239-I01 unplaced genomic scaffold, UM_Iind_1.1 iindUn_scaffold_68, whole genome shotgun sequence.
CCAAGATCCAGAGTGACCTAAAGGACGTCCAAGGGGACTGTGGATTGGTCCTGCCCCAGGTGGGGACCTCCCATGGTGGCCTCTATGGCCTCAGGCTGGTGGCCCTCCAGAGGAAGTCCTCAGGGAAGCTGCCCTGGATGCACATGGTCAATGTCAGCATCActggtgaggggctggggaaCAACAGGGACCCTGCTAGTGTCCCCCCAGTGTCACTTCAGTGTCACCCCAGTGTCACCTCAGTGTCACCCCAGTGTCCCCTCACCATCCCTTCTCTGTCCATTCATtgccccctccctgtcccctcagtgtccCCCCTCCCCACTACATTGTCCCCCCACtgtccccccctcccaccccattGTCCCCTCAGTGtacccttcctctctttcccctcccccccctcacTGCTCCTTTGTCACCTTCACAGCCACCAGCCCCCGCCCCAACCTCTGGCCTCCCCCAGCCTCCCTCACCCATGGCCTCAGGACCACAtttggctgctggctgcccccCACCTGCCCTGATGctgtctccagcctcacctggggaCCTCCTGGGGACACTCAGACCCTCGGGGGCGTTGTGGACATGTGGATCCCCCCTGCCTCTGTCACCTCCGACCCAGCCATGGGCACCAGTCTGACCTTCACTCCCCGCTGGGACCAGGATGGGACCATCCTCACCTGCAGCCTTCGAGGAGATTCTGGGGAAGTCCTCAGCAAGGTggacaggaggctgcaggtCAACTGTGAGCATCTGGGGAGGGGTAGTAGGGAGGGGTCCTGGGGATTTCCTGAGGGGTTTTGGAGGTCCTCATGGGGCCTGGAGTCATCACAGGGAGGTTTGAGGGGTTCTGAGTGGGTTTGTTGGGGGTTCTGGGGGTCCTCATGGGGCCCGAGTTCATCACAAGGAGGTTCTGAGGTGTCCTGGTTGTGTTCCTTGGGGATTCTGGAGGTTATGGAGGGGTTGCAGATGATCCCTACCTGGTGTCCCACCACCTTTAGGTCCACTTTGAGCTATTGAAGGCTTCCTGAAGGTCCCTGAGGAGGTTCCTCTGGGGGGCTCTGGGATCCCATCCTGGTCTCTGCCGCTGTCTCCCCACCACTAGATGCCCCCCAGAACGTGCACGTGGAGGTGACCCCAGCGTCCACTGTCTACGAGGGCCAGGAGGTGACCTTGAGCTGCAGGGACCTGGCCAAGCCCCAATCCCAACTCTACAGCTGGACCCTGAATGGTCAGAGCCTGCCCCATCGCCTGGCACATGTCCACCTCAGCTCCACCAAGGCCTCTGATGGGGGCACCTACAACTGCTGGGCCACCAATGACTTGGGGACAGCTGAGTcctcccctgccagcctggAGGTCTACTGTGAGTGGGGCAAACTGGCcaccctggggaggaacaagaTGGCTGACATGGGGGGGACAAGATGGCAACTGAGGGTGGGGCAAGATGGTGACTCTTCCAATCCCCTTTAGCCCCACCCACTGGTCCTGGCTAATCCCCTTCAATTTCTTGCTCAAGTCCCAGCCAATCCCCTTCAACCaatcccctccagccccttcagccAGCCCCACCCATTGTTCCCAGCCaatcccctccagcctgtcccaccAGCCCCATCCATTGTTCCCAGCCAGTCCCCTTCAGCCCCTCCCTCCATTCCACCAGttccctccatccccacccATCACTCCCAGCCCATCAGGACCTGAGGTGTGTCTCTGGCTGACCAATGACATCCCACAGACCCCCCTCGGgtgccatggctggaggtgACCCCCAGGCCCCCAGTCCACGAGGGCCAGGAGGTGACCTTGGTCTGCAAGACCTTGGccaacccccagccccacagctacGGCTGGAGCCAGGATGGGCAACCCCTGGCCAATCAGGGAGCTCAGCTGGTCCTGAACTCTGTGGAGGCAGCCAGTCACAGAGGGAACTACCAGTGCTGGGCAACcaacaggctggggacagcctggTCAGCACCAACCCACCTGGAGGTCTTCTGTGAGTGGGGCCCGGTGGGGGTGGGAACAAGGTGGTCAAGATGGTGGGCATGTGGTGGTCAGGATGGTGGGCATGGGGTGGTCAAGGAGGTCAAGATGGCAGCCATGGGATGGTCAAGATGGTGGCCATGAGGTAGTCAAGGTGGCCATGGGGTGGTGGATGGCCAAGAAGATGCCAGGATGGCCAAGATGGCTGCAGGTGGCCTCATCTCTGCTCAGACCCTCCACGAGGAGCTAGCTTGGAAGCCTTGACCCCACTGCCGGCCCTGGAGGGTTCACCAATCAGCTTGCGCTGCTCCCTGGGCCCCGCCCACCCTGTCCCGCCCACTGTCCAATGGCTGCGCGACGATGCCTGGCAGGCTGCCACGCCTGGCCACACCCTCACCTTCTGGGCCGACCCTGCCCACTCCGGCTCCTACCGCTGCATTGGCCAGAATGTCGCCGGCTCCACCCAGTCCCCGCCCCTCACTGTCAACGTCTGGTGTGAGTGGCTGGATCAGGACCCTTCCCACACACCCCGCCTCCCCCCAGCCAATCAGAAGTGGAGACTTGGGGGGCGGGACAGGTCTGTTCGCTACCTCAAAATGGCAGCTTGGAGTTGCCTACAGGCACAAAATGGCCTCCTCAGGCCCCTTTCAGCTGCAAAATGGCCGCTTTGAGGCACCTCCAGGCACAAAATGGTTGCCTCATGCCATCTTCAACCACAAAATGGCCTCCTCAGGCCTCCTTCAGGCACAAAATGGCCACCTCAAGACCCCCCTCAGGTCCCTTTTGGAGCCCCCAGAcccattttcttctccctcagcCCCAATCTTGCCCTCCCAAGCTACATttccccccccagctccctccactcACCCcactttttctcccccccctctcGTTTACCTCCTCCAGACCCCCCCAGGTCCATCCAGGTCCAGCAGCTCCCAATGGGCCCAGtaagggctgggggaggcccCGTCCAGCTCAGGTGCTTGGTGGGGGGGGCTGAGCCCCCCCAGCTGGAGGTTACCTGGTACAAGGACGGGAGGCTGCTGACCTTTGACCCCAAGGCCTCTGAGTCTGTGACCTTTGACCCTGTGACCTTTGACTTGATCTTGGGGCCTCCCCTCCCTGCCGAggcctcctccttctcctgccacGCCCGGAACGCCGCGGGGGGAGCCCGGAGCAGACCCCTGCAGCTTGATGTTCTCTGTGAGTCACCCCCCAGGGCCTCCCAGTTCAGGCCAGCGGCTTCCATACTGCCCCCAAGCCCCTCCCAGTACCTCCCAGTAGTTCCCAGTATCACCCAGTTAACCCAAATCCCCTCCGAGTAACTCCCAgggcctccaagctcatcccAGTAGCTCCCAGTATGGCCCAAAGCCCCTCCCAGTATCTCCCAGTTCACCCAAATCCCCTCCCAGTACCTCCCAGTAGTTCCAACATCCTCTCCCAATTCCCTCCCAGTCtacccagtcccctcccagtagCTCCCAGTACACCCAAGTCACCTCCCAATAGCTCCCAGTATGACAAAATCCACTCCCAGTTCATCCTAGTTCATCCCAGTTCATCCCAGCAACTCCCAGTTGCACTCAAAGcccctcccagcacctcccacTAGTTCCCAGTATCTCCCACTTAACGCAAATCCCCTTCTAGTAACTCCCAGGGCCTTCCAGTTCATCCCAGTAGCTCCCAGTATGCCCCAAAGCCCCTCCCAGTATCTCCCAGTAGCTCCTGGCATGACAAAATCCCCTTCCAGTAACTCCCAGtagctcccagtccctcccactCCCCTCCAAGtcctctcccagtccctcccagtttCCCCAAATCCCTTCCCAGTCCTGCCCAAGCCCCTCTCAATCTCCTcccaatcccctcccagtccctcccaatccctTCCCA
Proteins encoded in this region:
- the LOC128980166 gene encoding B-cell receptor CD22-like, producing MGTSRPPGDTSGEFSDLTFVGLLGPHVPFKRQQRGGDQKIKAEALGEFFSCCLELLEDVGAMKVFILLFLIPGSCLYIPCRYHLCQATRLRTFSWLHHPRYNNSTRDFMGQEVAKIQSDLKDVQGDCGLVLPQVGTSHGGLYGLRLVALQRKSSGKLPWMHMVNVSITATSPRPNLWPPPASLTHGLRTTFGCWLPPTCPDAVSSLTWGPPGDTQTLGGVVDMWIPPASVTSDPAMGTSLTFTPRWDQDGTILTCSLRGDSGEVLSKVDRRLQVNYAPQNVHVEVTPASTVYEGQEVTLSCRDLAKPQSQLYSWTLNGQSLPHRLAHVHLSSTKASDGGTYNCWATNDLGTAESSPASLEVYYPPRGASLEALTPLPALEGSPISLRCSLGPAHPVPPTVQWLRDDAWQAATPGHTLTFWADPAHSGSYRCIGQNVAGSTQSPPLTVNVWYPPRSIQVQQLPMGPVRAGGGPVQLRCLVGGAEPPQLEVTWYKDGRLLTFDPKASESVTFDPVTFDLILGPPLPAEASSFSCHARNAAGGARSRPLQLDVLFTPVLTPPPFPVAPWGVQLEAEPGWVVPELSDIILRCHARSRPPPSVFSWYHNGHLLGTSKEGLWLLGEVGLGAMGHYHCRVSNQQGVAESPECILSVQVSSSTLLKRIFLGLGVTGAALLLGTLGALLWHWWQQRVAAEEVPEVAPGRTFCMYRKQTSSDIIGTSSPPPALIGCEPRRILGDPNLQRSPGACKAPEGPDYENLSPGATSGAAGTGEGTLVYATLALAIPRPPGAHREDMEDTAVDYISLRH